A stretch of the Sulfurimonas sp. HSL3-1 genome encodes the following:
- a CDS encoding VanZ family protein: MNAAKLLFAVTLLAVTLLAFIPTYEPLPEIVSFSDILNHFAAFFTLYMLHLFAYPAFSWRRRSALLLGYGVLIEAVQAFLPNRYASLSDVAVDAAALTAAMLLHLLVYRLRARRA; encoded by the coding sequence ATGAACGCCGCGAAGCTCCTCTTCGCCGTAACACTGCTTGCCGTCACCCTTCTCGCCTTTATCCCGACGTACGAACCGCTCCCGGAGATCGTTTCCTTCAGTGACATTCTCAACCACTTTGCCGCGTTTTTTACCCTCTACATGCTCCATCTTTTCGCCTACCCCGCATTTTCATGGCGCCGGCGCAGCGCGCTCCTGCTCGGCTACGGCGTTCTGATCGAAGCCGTGCAGGCCTTTCTCCCGAACCGGTACGCTTCACTGTCCGATGTTGCCGTCGATGCCGCCGCCCTGACGGCTGCAATGCTGCTTCACCTCCTTGTTTATCGTCTCAGAGCGCGCCGCGCTTAA
- a CDS encoding pyridoxal phosphate-dependent aminotransferase: protein MQLTDRVNVLSESITIAVTALAQELRAQGKDVLSFSAGEPDFGTPRVIKDAAIQAIETDKTRYTAVDGIPELKRAVIEKLKRDNGLHYEMNQVIVNNGAKHSLFNLFSATIQEGDEVIIPAPYWVTYPELVKYCGGTPVEIMTDDASGFKITPQQLQAAITPNTKMLILTTPSNPTGAVYSKAELEGLAEVLKGTDIIVASDEMYEKLIYKGEFTSAAAISDDMFQRTVTINGLSKSVAMTGWRFGYMASADTEMIKATKKLQSQSTSNINSITQYAALKGLDGSADEEIEMMRQAFMARRDEAVERFNAVDGLSVLSPDGAFYLFVNIKAVTDDSLTFCKRLLEEKEVAVVPGLGFGMDGYFRFSFATDIENIREGIARIADFVKTY from the coding sequence ATGCAACTGACCGATAGAGTAAATGTCCTCTCCGAATCGATCACGATCGCCGTCACCGCCCTCGCGCAGGAGCTGCGCGCCCAGGGCAAGGACGTGCTGAGTTTCTCCGCCGGCGAACCGGACTTCGGTACGCCCCGCGTCATCAAAGATGCCGCTATCCAGGCCATCGAAACCGATAAGACCCGCTATACGGCCGTCGACGGCATCCCGGAACTTAAACGTGCCGTCATCGAGAAACTGAAACGCGATAACGGCCTGCATTACGAGATGAACCAGGTCATCGTCAACAACGGTGCCAAGCATTCGCTCTTCAACCTCTTTTCGGCGACGATCCAGGAAGGCGACGAGGTGATCATTCCCGCGCCGTACTGGGTCACCTACCCGGAGCTGGTCAAGTACTGCGGCGGTACCCCCGTCGAGATCATGACCGACGACGCCAGCGGCTTCAAGATCACGCCGCAGCAGCTGCAAGCAGCCATCACGCCGAACACGAAGATGCTGATCCTCACGACGCCGTCCAACCCGACGGGTGCCGTCTACTCCAAAGCGGAGCTCGAAGGACTCGCAGAGGTCCTCAAAGGCACCGACATCATCGTCGCCAGCGATGAAATGTACGAAAAACTCATCTACAAAGGGGAGTTCACCTCCGCGGCGGCAATCAGCGACGATATGTTCCAGCGGACCGTCACCATCAACGGTCTGAGTAAATCCGTCGCGATGACGGGGTGGCGTTTCGGCTACATGGCCTCTGCGGATACGGAGATGATCAAGGCGACGAAGAAACTGCAGAGCCAGAGCACGTCGAACATCAACTCCATCACCCAGTATGCCGCGCTCAAAGGGCTCGACGGTTCCGCCGACGAGGAGATCGAGATGATGCGCCAGGCCTTTATGGCGCGCCGTGACGAAGCGGTCGAACGCTTCAACGCCGTCGACGGCCTCTCCGTCCTCTCCCCGGACGGGGCCTTCTACCTCTTTGTCAATATCAAAGCGGTCACGGATGACTCTCTTACCTTCTGCAAGCGCCTGCTCGAAGAGAAAGAGGTCGCCGTCGTCCCGGGACTCGGCTTCGGCATGGACGGCTATTTCCGCTTCAGCTTTGCCACCGACATCGAGAATATCCGCGAAGGGATCGCGCGGATCGCCGACTTCGTCAAAACCTACTGA
- a CDS encoding DUF4395 domain-containing protein produces MATYIDHAEIKMGQILTIGILSIALVLQDSRLLIVLSILFLLSGTVRSLSPFSLLYRWVVQPLGIMKSDYRLDNIQPHKFGQLIGALSLASVLAMLHFDYRLTAWGVVVVLITLTAVSYAGWCIGCFLYFQLNRLGFGGFFRHSPTDKKKFMGMRSGITKDEIA; encoded by the coding sequence ATGGCAACGTATATTGATCATGCCGAAATAAAAATGGGACAGATTCTTACGATAGGCATCCTGTCGATCGCTTTGGTTTTACAAGACAGTAGGCTGCTCATTGTCTTGAGCATACTGTTCTTGTTATCGGGTACCGTAAGGTCTCTCAGTCCCTTCTCACTTCTATACCGATGGGTTGTACAACCGTTGGGTATTATGAAATCGGATTACCGGCTCGATAATATACAGCCGCACAAATTCGGACAGCTCATCGGGGCTTTGAGTCTGGCATCGGTGCTGGCAATGCTGCACTTCGATTACCGATTAACCGCCTGGGGAGTCGTTGTCGTCTTGATCACACTGACTGCCGTTTCGTATGCAGGCTGGTGTATAGGCTGTTTTCTCTATTTTCAATTGAACCGCTTAGGTTTTGGCGGATTTTTCAGGCATTCGCCTACCGACAAGAAAAAATTTATGGGTATGCGATCGGGGATAACGAAAGATGAGATTGCGTAA
- a CDS encoding AraC family transcriptional regulator, which translates to MKSKIFKSDRLPFIELRYVSKVVSCDKMHQHDALTISGIKSGQLNIEFNEKKEALKPNSISIINPGLAHRATMTTLETKESYVLFLGVAWCKSLQNTLLHGHADYAPVNITLLDDQDVFCHFMTMCDTLLSSECSLLEKEEKVVNFATPLFLNFCDNHETNNIDIESQALALKIEAYIVENLENELLLGDIADAMHLSIAHILRVFKKEFGLPIHSYIINKKVHLAKELLSRNLSVSEAAQMSGFFDQSHLNRLFKRVFQLTPREYQKNLFS; encoded by the coding sequence ATGAAAAGCAAAATTTTCAAATCAGACAGACTCCCTTTCATTGAATTGCGCTATGTCTCAAAAGTTGTCAGTTGTGACAAAATGCATCAGCACGACGCCTTGACGATAAGCGGCATAAAAAGCGGACAGTTGAATATCGAATTCAATGAGAAGAAAGAAGCGTTAAAACCGAACTCAATTTCAATTATCAACCCGGGGCTGGCGCATCGGGCCACGATGACAACGCTTGAAACAAAAGAGAGCTATGTACTTTTTTTAGGTGTAGCATGGTGCAAATCATTGCAAAACACTCTCTTGCACGGTCATGCGGATTATGCGCCTGTGAACATTACGCTCTTGGACGATCAAGACGTCTTTTGCCACTTTATGACTATGTGCGATACATTGCTTTCAAGTGAATGCTCTTTACTCGAAAAGGAGGAGAAGGTCGTCAACTTTGCCACGCCACTCTTCCTCAACTTTTGCGATAATCACGAAACCAATAATATCGATATAGAGAGTCAGGCATTGGCGTTAAAAATCGAAGCATACATTGTTGAAAACCTTGAAAACGAACTTTTATTAGGTGACATTGCTGACGCCATGCACCTCTCCATCGCGCATATATTGAGGGTGTTTAAGAAAGAGTTCGGTCTGCCTATCCATTCATACATTATCAATAAAAAGGTCCATTTGGCCAAAGAGTTGCTGTCCCGTAACCTATCGGTCTCGGAGGCGGCCCAGATGAGCGGATTTTTTGATCAGAGCCACTTAAACAGACTGTTTAAAAGGGTCTTTCAACTCACTCCCAGAGAGTATCAGAAAAATCTTTTTTCATAA